In Misgurnus anguillicaudatus chromosome 5, ASM2758022v2, whole genome shotgun sequence, a genomic segment contains:
- the myl7 gene encoding myosin regulatory light chain 2, atrial isoform: MASKKAAAKRGKTAQRGSSNVFSMFEQSQIQEFKEAFGCIDQNRDGVINKTDLKETYAQLGKLNVSDEELESMLAEGKGPINFTVFLTLFGEKLNGTDPEESILAAFKLFDPNGTGVVNKDEFKRLLMNQADKFSAEEVDQAFSVAPIDVAGNIDYKSLCYIITHGDEKEES, encoded by the exons ATG GCTAGTAAGAAAGCTGCAGCTAAAAGGGGCAAAACTGCTCAAAGGGGCTCATCTAATGTCTTCTCCATGTTTGAGCAGTCACAAATACAGGAGTTCAAAGAG GCATTTGGCTGCATTGATCAAAACAGGGATGGAGTTATTAACAAAACTGACCTGAAGGAAACCTATGCACAACTAG GGAAGCTGAATGTAAGTGACGAGGAGCTGGAGTCAATGTTAGCAGAGGGGAAGGGACCCATCAACTTCACCGTCTTTCTCACTCTCTTTGGAGAAAAACTCAATG GCACAGACCCAGAGGAATCCATCCTTGCTGCTTTTAAACTGTTTGACCCAAATGGTACAGGCGTTGTCAATAAAGATGA GTTTAAGAGGCTGCTAATGAATCAGGCTGATAAATTTTCAGCAGAAGAG gtGGACCAGGCTTTTTCAGTGGCTCCAATAGATGTGGCTGGGAATATTGACTATAAATCACTGTGTTATATTATTACACATGGTGATGAGAAAGAGGAGTCTTGA